From the genome of Variovorax sp. RA8, one region includes:
- a CDS encoding ABC transporter ATP-binding protein: MAAVMNAAPAISCRDIGMRFFTERRDVTAIKSLDLDVAQGEFLTLLGPSGCGKSTFLRVVADLLEPSRGRIEVLSTSPQAARRNRDIGFVFQDAALLPWRTALQNVELPLQVGGGASRKGRRSPKELLELVGLKDKFNAWPHEMSGGQRQRVSIARALASDPKILLMDEPFGALDEITRDRLNEEIRRVWKETGVTILFVTHSIHEAAYLGQRVLMLAANPGRVREIVPVELPEDRTLDIRETPEFVRLTAHLRRVLETC; the protein is encoded by the coding sequence ATGGCCGCCGTCATGAACGCCGCGCCGGCGATCTCCTGCCGCGACATCGGCATGCGCTTCTTCACCGAGCGCCGCGATGTCACCGCGATCAAGAGCCTGGACCTCGACGTCGCGCAAGGCGAGTTCCTGACCCTGCTCGGCCCCTCGGGCTGCGGCAAGTCCACCTTCCTGCGCGTGGTGGCCGACCTGCTGGAGCCCAGCCGCGGCCGCATCGAAGTGCTCTCCACCAGCCCGCAGGCCGCACGCAGGAACCGCGACATCGGCTTCGTCTTCCAGGACGCGGCGCTGCTGCCCTGGCGCACCGCGCTGCAGAACGTGGAGCTGCCGCTGCAGGTGGGCGGCGGCGCCAGCCGCAAGGGCCGCCGCTCGCCCAAGGAGCTGCTGGAGCTGGTGGGCCTCAAGGACAAGTTCAACGCCTGGCCGCACGAGATGTCGGGCGGCCAGCGCCAGCGCGTGTCGATTGCGCGGGCGCTCGCCAGCGACCCGAAGATCCTGCTGATGGACGAGCCCTTCGGCGCGCTCGACGAGATCACCCGCGACCGCCTCAACGAGGAGATCCGCCGCGTGTGGAAGGAAACCGGCGTGACCATCCTCTTCGTCACCCACAGCATCCACGAGGCCGCCTACCTGGGCCAGCGCGTGCTGATGCTGGCGGCCAACCCGGGCCGGGTGCGCGAGATCGTCCCGGTCGAGCTGCCGGAGGACCGCACCCTCGACATCCGCGAGACCCCCGAGTTCGTGCGCCTCACCGCCCATCTGCGGCGCGTGCTGGAAACCTGCTGA
- a CDS encoding ABC transporter substrate-binding protein has product MANLRDPGRRRLLKTSLMAAGLSSGGLLSIDALAQGKAKINMQLGWIVGVNQIGEVAAKRLGFYEQEGIDFAIQPGGPNIDGVAIVASGRYEVGQVSSSPSVMLAVSQGLPIKCFAVGAQKHPFTFFSLAKNPVRKPADLVGKKVGIPSTAAILLRALLAKNKIAEKDVKVITVGSDMAPLLTGQVDVVTGWLTSTTALKVLGPDRVDLTLWDAGVQLYALPYYASTKTLESQPRVIEAFVRATAKGWQHVRANRDQAVELLVKEYPNLKAEDERVAVDVMLDYSFGGLAQTQGWGAMDPAVWQQQIATYSELGQFTARTPKVEDVITLDALKATSASRIGKA; this is encoded by the coding sequence ATGGCCAATCTCCGGGACCCCGGTCGCCGCCGCCTTCTCAAGACCTCGCTCATGGCCGCCGGCCTCTCCAGCGGCGGGCTGCTGTCCATCGACGCGCTGGCGCAGGGCAAGGCGAAGATCAACATGCAGCTCGGCTGGATCGTCGGCGTCAACCAGATCGGCGAAGTGGCGGCCAAGCGGCTGGGCTTCTACGAGCAGGAGGGCATCGACTTCGCCATCCAGCCCGGCGGGCCCAACATCGACGGCGTGGCCATCGTCGCGTCCGGGCGCTACGAGGTGGGGCAGGTGTCCTCCAGCCCGTCGGTGATGCTGGCCGTCTCGCAAGGGCTGCCCATCAAGTGCTTCGCAGTCGGCGCGCAGAAGCATCCCTTCACCTTCTTCTCCCTGGCCAAGAACCCGGTGCGCAAGCCGGCCGACCTGGTCGGCAAGAAGGTGGGCATCCCGTCCACCGCGGCCATCCTGCTGCGCGCGCTGCTGGCGAAGAACAAGATTGCCGAGAAGGACGTCAAGGTCATCACCGTCGGCTCCGACATGGCGCCGCTGCTGACCGGCCAGGTCGACGTCGTCACGGGCTGGCTCACCAGCACCACCGCCCTCAAGGTGCTGGGCCCCGACCGCGTCGACCTCACGCTGTGGGACGCCGGCGTGCAGCTCTACGCCCTGCCCTACTACGCCTCGACCAAGACGCTGGAGTCGCAGCCCAGGGTGATCGAGGCCTTCGTACGCGCCACGGCGAAGGGATGGCAGCACGTGCGCGCCAACCGCGACCAGGCGGTGGAGCTGCTGGTCAAGGAGTACCCCAACCTCAAGGCGGAGGACGAGCGCGTGGCGGTCGACGTCATGCTCGACTACAGCTTCGGCGGCCTCGCGCAGACGCAGGGCTGGGGCGCGATGGACCCCGCCGTGTGGCAGCAGCAGATCGCAACCTATTCGGAGCTGGGCCAGTTCACGGCGCGCACGCCGAAGGTGGAGGATGTGATCACGCTCGACGCGCTGAAAGCCACCTCCGCCTCGCGCATCGGAAAGGCCTGA